A part of Ptychodera flava strain L36383 chromosome 11, AS_Pfla_20210202, whole genome shotgun sequence genomic DNA contains:
- the LOC139144527 gene encoding uncharacterized protein yields the protein MEDILSPKNFRAVAKAVKVLGGYNGVSYEIPSLVLKTGNNLKALCDIAMAERFKKICEAEWNAEISAGAITTLNEAKWNKATVLPSSEDVQKITDYLSEQTKYYRDKLTAATGSQSVKEVWGNLCQITLTSVIIFNRRRSGEVSKLLVETFTNRDVSPPNAHVLASLSSTEKELLKYFTRIETRGKRGGKVPILLSPMTCDVMELLVTKREIVGLDDNPYFFANPNGAKRLYYRATDTLRACADQADVSNPESLQSTRMRKHVATTCQILNLKDNDMANLAQYMGHDIPGTIAKYRGKNLEEIDINPEEITGHLTEEEDSSSDGDDVSQHGSPNLVGSENMERNTIHPGSHVESSAEKNKKQCENEASEVRKKPVGQKVPWTEAEEAAIDSHFMSHIRKNKTVTKAEAERCLANEKALSKRNWRLLKWHVKSRAIAYERKVKKKIVEDV from the exons ATGGAAGATATCCTTTCTCCAAAAAACTTTCGCGCAGTGGCAAAGGCAGTGAAAGTTCTTGGTGGATATAATGGAGTCAGCTATGAAATCCCCTCTCTGGTGTTGAAGACAGGCAACAACCTTAAAGCCCTCTGTGATATTGCAATG GCTGAGCGCTTCAAAAAAATCTGTGAAGCAGAATGGAACGCAGAAATATCCGCTGGGGCCATAACTACACTCAATGAAGCAAAATGGAATAAAGCAACAGTGCTACCATCATCTGAAGATGTACAGAAGATAACAGACTACTTATCTGAGCAAACGAAATATTATAGGGACAAACTTACCGCTGCTACTGGGTCACAAAGTGTCAAGGAGGTGTGGGGAAATTTATGCCAAATCACCCTGACATCAGTGATTATATTCAATAGGAGGCGAAGTGGGGAGGTGTCAAAGCTGCTtgttgaaactttcacaaatcgAGATGTTTCCCCTCCAAATGCTCATGTTCTGGCTTCCCTAAGTTCCACAGAGAAGGAACTTTTAAAGTACTTCACTCGTATTGAAACCAGAGGTAAACGGGGAGGCAAGGTGCCAATACTGCTGTCACCCATGACATGTGATGTAATGGAATTGTTGGTTACAAAGCGGGAAATCGTCGGCCTAGATGACAATCCGTATTTCTTTGCTAATCCCAATGGAGCAAAGAGATTGTATTACAGGGCCACCGATACACTTAGAGCATGTGCAGACCAGGCTGATGTGTCAAATCCGGAGAGCTTGCAGTCAACACGAATGCGAAAGCACGTTGCCACAACATGTCAGATTTTGAACTTGAAGGACAATGACATGGCAAACCTGGCCCAATACATGGGCCATGACATAC CTGGAACGATTGCCAAGTATAGAGGGAAAAATCTGGAAGAGATTGATATAAATCCTGAAG AAATTACTGGACACCTCACTGAAGAGGAAGACTCAAGcagtgatggtgatgatgtAAGTCAACATGGCAGCCCTAACTTAG TTGGCAGTGAGAATATGGAAAGGAACACTATCCACCCAGGGAGTCATGTGGAGTCCTCTGCGGAAAAGAACAAGAAGCAATGTGAAAATGAAGCTTCTGAAG TTCGAAAAAAGCCTGTTGGCCAGAAAGTACCATGGACTGAAGCAGAAGAAGCCGCCATTGACAGCCATTTCATGTCACACATCAGAAAGAATAAAACAGTCACAAAGGCCGAAGCTGAACGATGCTTAGCAAATGAGAAAGCTCTCAGCAAAAGAAATTGGAGATTGCTGAAATGGCATGTAAAAAGCAGAGCAATAGCATATGAGAGgaaagtaaagaaaaaaattgtagaagacGTATAA